The genomic window TCGGGGTTCGATGCCTTTCATATGGCCGCTAGAGAAGGACATGCTGGTATTTTCGGCTCCTTCCTGTAATAAATGAGCAATTTTTATCTCCTAATTAgggttaaatataaatattttgggtTTCTGTTCATAACAATCTAATGACTAGTTGGTCTATTTGGAACAAATTGTAATTTGGTCTCTGATCTCTCGCTTAAATAGATTTGTCTTGTATAATGCTTGTATTTGTTTGCTGCCGAAAACCTGTGTTGTTCATTAGTTCAATAGCACAACTCCTAATGAAGACACAAAATCTGCGTACTTTGctgtaattgaaaaaaaaaaaaaaaaaggaaccaaATTGAAAGTCATCAAAAGTTTATGGGCTATCCGCTGATTTTGTCCTGTTAGTTATCAGGGTTgtaaatattaaagtaaattgAAATCTCTTTTCTTGTGGTGTTAGTAGTGTACAAAACTTGTACCTTCGAGCCAAATTATGGCATGTTAAAAGCCTCTCCTCGTCTCATCttcgtacttttttttttgggttacaCTAGCCTTGAAATGCCTGCAAACTTGATCTGTGTAAAAATAACCAAACTTGTTTTTGACTCCTTCAGTTACAGTTGCATAAAGATAGCTATCCTTGATTAATTCAGTTTACATCTGTAAATCTTTTGAGTTGCACTTTTAGACAAAAATCAATTCTTGATAAGCTTTCTTTCGACAGCTATTGTGCAGGAATTTTTGAACCATGACCCTACACTTTGCAAAACATTCGGCCCCTCAAGTGCTACTCCCCTTATATCGGCAGCAACAAGGGGTCACCTAGAAGTAGTCAAGCTGTTATTAGCACAAGATTGCGGTTTAGTTGAGACGTCCAAGGATAATGGGAAAAGCGCTTTGCATTTCGCCGCCCGGCAAGGGCACCTAGAAATTGTCAAAGCATTGCTTGACAAAGACCCGCAGTTGGCGAGGAGAACTGACAAGAAAGGTCAGACTGCGTTGCATATGGCTGTGAAGGGAACAAACTGCGATGTGGTTAAAGCACTTGTCGATGCTGATCCGGCCATAGTGATGCTCCCTGATAAAAATGGGAACACAGCCTTGCATGTGGCAACGAGGAAAAAGCGAGCAGAGGTACTTTCtcttttgtataaaattatgtatgttTTGTATTGGCTGACTgatttttttgcttgtttaaaaGCTTGATCTGTAATTGGTTTTAATTGGGCAAGCAACGCGTATCCTATAGTTTTTCTCCTTATTTTGTTTTCAATCTTACCTCAGTCTCCGTGGTTTCTTGTTATCTTCTTTGTATGAAGGTAACAGTTTAGGTTATAACAGAAGAATGGTCCTCAATCTTTGCTCTGTTTAAAACGTGAAAAATAGTGACAGcctaaaaggaaagaaaaaacataATCCATTCTGCCAATTTTCCATAATTGGAACTATAATTGCTATAACATGCTTTAGGTTTGATACTCTAAACTGTTGGTACGGGCAACTATGTTGAAATAAATGGAATTGCTGTTCAAAATGCGCAATATCAGACTAATTAATGTCAGCACTTGCTCACTTTTTTTCTCTGAATTTCTTTCACCACATGTGGATCCTCTTTTCATCTAAGGTAGTAGTTAATGAGTAATCCTGGATTTGGAGACAATATTATACCAGAGATATACATAAATAGTTTTTAGGTTGCTATGACATGCTTGGACTGGAAATTGATTGCAAAGATCGCATTCAAACTGCGTAAAACTTGATATAGAATTATTGGATATCTTCCAATGATCATGGTCTTCTGTACAATTCTAGAACATGATATTAAATGAGAGATGATGTTTTATCTAGATTACGATAGCGATGTATTTATAAGATTAACCTACTGAGTAAAATGATGAAGTGCGTAGCGTGATGTGTATGACgtttatattttctatagttTTAACTTAATCTTCATGCGagtctttcaaatatatatttggtCGGTTCAACAATGATCACATccaaattttgttgaattacaTTGTGGTTTGCTGTAGCATGTTATGGCCTTATTTCAGTTATTGATCTCATGGCAGCTATAATTGAAAAGAACATTCTACTAAGCCTCttatctctttctctatcttGCAGATTGTCAATATCCTTTTACTTCTACCTGACACCCATGTCAATGCCTTAACAAGAGACCACAAAACTGCTTACGACATAGCCGAGGCCCTACCTCTCTGTGAGGAGTCTTCCTATATCAAAGACTGTTTATCTCAGTATGGAGCCGTAAGAGCCAATGAATTGAACCAACCCCGTGATGAGCTACGGAAAACTGTTACAGAAATAAAGAAGGATGTCCACACACAGCTCGAGCAGACcaagaaaacaaataagaaCGTACACGGTATTGCTAAAGGACTTCGGAAACTACACAGAGAAGGCATTAATAATGCCACAAACTCTGTTACAGTGGTTGCCGTTCTCTTTGCCACCGTTGCCTTCGCAGCCATCTTCACTGTTCCTGGTGGGAACAATAATGACGGAACGGCAGTGGTCGGTCCAGCCGCTTCCTTTCAAATATTCTTCATATTTAATGCAATTGCTCTCTTTACTTCATTGGCAGTTGTGGTAGTTCAGATAACACTTGTTAGAGGAGAAACTAAGTCGGAGAAGAAGGTCATTGTGGTTATTAATAAGTTAATGTGGTTGGCTTCTGTTTGTACTACAGTTGCTTTTATTGCTTCGACTTATATAGTTGTGGGCCGACATCTTCAGTGGGCGGCAATATTGGTTACTTTAATTGGTGGGGTGACAATGGCTGGGGTTTTGGGTACGATGACTTACTATGTGGTGAAATACAAGAGGATAAGAAAGATtaggaagagagaaaggaagtCTTCAAGGAGGAGTGGGTCAACCTCGCTGTATCACAATTCGGAGCTCTCGGAGTCTGATCTCAATCCAATTTATGCCATATGATTGGGGGTAAATGTTGGTTGAATCCACTTTCAGTTCTCTTAGTTATTACATACTCAACCTGATGTATAGGTTAACAGAAGCAGATTTACTTATGCAACAAGGAATTACATAGTTTCATGGaggtaaaattttcttttcttctgttcttttgttctttggtAGCAATAGGAACACATGGTGTTGTTAAAATGACCGTCCATTTATATATGTAATGcttcattttaatttatatgagaGTAAATGTATActtgtttctagggtttctgtaGGTTTTGAATGCCCTGTCCTGTTCCAGGTTTTAACTTTGGTTTTAACTTTCACCTTCATGCCATCAATAAGGCAATAACTACAAAAAGATGGCTGAAAATGTCCCAACATTTCCTATCAGATTAAATTTGAGTCAGATTTCTCAATTGCTATGTTAGCAATTATGCTGTTGCGACCGTTTGGACTCAAATGGTCCTATTGGCCCCCATCGTGTCTTCAGTAGAGCAATTTGAAAAGGTATGACCAATTTTTCCATCGAAATATCCTCATATGTCGCTCAATCGTGAATGAAGTTGAAGCTTCACGGTAGAGTTTGTGCTTTTGGATGTTGGAAGCTCATTTAAACTTACTACCATAACAAATGTTCTGCATTTTTTGGTTGTCAAATATTTTGGCGGTCTTGCTCTTAGAACCTATAGGGCCCATGCACACACCCTTTTCCACATAACACGTGACTAACCATACGACCGAAGAATATCAAccaaatgatatatttttttctttatgtttaCGGTGTAAAGTATGATTTCTGCAATTGCGAAAAAGCATTAATTATTCTGGTTTTCTTCAGGCAGCAGATTCCACCTAGGATATCATTTATCATATCCTAAACAAGTCATATGTCATATTCTAAACAAGTGTTCTTGTTTACACGTAGATGCCTTCTAATGTTTTACCACCAACCGACTCCCAAATTCCATTTCCTTGAGGAAACAATAAATGCTATGTTAGACAAGATATTCACGCATCCAAATGGGTCCTAAAGACACGTGATAGGTTGTTGATAATAGAGATCATGAGCATGATTTGATGTTACAAACAAGAACAATTTTTGTAAAATGGGTCCTAAAGACACGTGATAGGTTGTTGATAATAGAGATCATGAGCATGATTTGATGTTACAAACAAGaacaatttttgtaaaattaagaGAGTCAAGACTTGTTCGGATGAATGAATATCTTATTCTGTGTATGTTTTTCATTTATTCAAGAAATGTGCAGTAATTACTCAATGGAGGGGCTAAAAGAATCTTTAATCTATGTCATATTTCTTCAAATGTGATATACCTCATAGTTCAAACGGTTATCCTAGGAATTCATGATTATGGATCCTTCTGATGGACtgaaatcgaacttttagaccgCAATCCTGGGAAGAAAATTCCCAAACTACACAAGCTATTACAGGCATGACCACAAGGATGCTTGCACTTGAGAGTTATTCTTGGCTCCCTTATCATTTTCCTCTTGGATATTAGAAACATTTATCACAGAGATACAGCTTATGTCATGAAAACAACCGAAAATATATACAAAGCAGCTACTTTCTTCATTTGCCTAACTTATAAACACCAGATATGCTGGGTGGGTAAAAGCAATCCCAGTTTTATGCACATCACCACTTCAAGTGCCCAACACCATCAGTGTGGTGGGTCTATCTGTTTCCTTTGGCTTTAATTTTGCCAAACCTTTTATTGACATGCTCACTTAGTTTAAGGTTCACTTTTGTCTTCTCCTGAACAATCTCTTTCATACTAATATTTTATAGCCAAGAAATCAATGCTTATTGAAGTGGAACATTGTGATTGCTGTAGATAAGTATTGATCAActagatggagagagagagagagagagagagagagagagagaatgttaTTTGGTGGCAATCATTGGATCACTGCTATATTATATAGCCTCTTTGTCCCAATTAGAGTTTCTGTAGAAGTACTTTTCTTGTAGAGCTATTTGAATGCCACTCCCAACTTTTTAAACTTCTTGCTACAacaaaagtttagaattttGAGTTTCTGTTTTTGAGGTGCAAAAGCTCCTAAGATTTTTGCTACATTACCAACCGCCAGCATGTTGCTACTTGGTGTACAAAGTTGCTTCGGAAGCAAGGCCAAAATAGCACCAAGTGCCATTTTTGAGATGCGACTTCGCCATCAATTGATTGTACACAAACAAAACTTAATTTAGCATGTAGGCTATCGGTAGACATTAAATTGGTTATACAACAAATATAACTTAATGTAGCATATGGGCTACTGGCAGACAATAGGGAAAGTAGGGTGGTTGAGCTTGTCTGTTGTATATCATACTTCCTTGGCCCATGCCTATTTCTTTCAGGTATTTTCATCCTTAGTGTTCTcttgttgttttcctctttcTAACTTGCTGAAAGGATAGAACCATAAAGAATTTAAGTGAACCTCCATAGCACCAAAGTTATGCTCCCCCATTCAGAAAGGTATGAATCTAATGTATAATATTAACAACTAGATAATATTTATTAGATGTCTTCTGCTATGTGTCTTCCTTGTATGTATGTGGAAGTCTCTAGTGACTAAGGTCTAATGGAAACATTGAGTAGTGGTTTGTATTCATGCTCCACTTTGTATTATTTGATCTttgctgtttttctttttcctttaatttttgaaaattattgattttagtACTCAAGCAATTCACGCTAGTCTTCGATGATTCGTAGCTTTAAAGATGGGTATTTCTTATACCCGGTACGATGTTATAAGAAATTTAGGTGTTTTACCTTTAAACCGATCAAACGTGTCCACCACCTAATCTTACTTTCTTAGCAATAGAAAATCTTATTAAACAATCGAACTAAATGAATATCCAAATGATTGGAAGATGGTAATCCAGTGAAAGAATTCGTACTTAGGAAAATTATAGGACATGGCAGGACAAAGTTGTTTCTTTAACTTAGCTTTTAGGTCATTTGTCACTTATCGAGCAGCATAAGTTGGTAATTGATCAGAACAATTGGGCTAACCCCACTTTTTCTCCCTACTAaccttttattatttatgctTCCCATATCGTTCATCAGAGTAGAACTCTTCCGTCAACAAGCCAAGGAGGTCAATTTGGGAGTTTATATCTGGATTTTAGCCAAGCTATGTCCATACAAGATTAAGAGGTTGTTTGGCGCAGCTAGTGCTtccatagaaatgaatttaatgTAGTTGTGcccaaaatttatattataactTTGTTTATCAAAATCCCGAGTGACAACTTTTGCTGCTGCAGAAACAGAATTAGAGACTTTCTGAATATGGAATCAAGAAGCCATACATCAGCTTCCTACATCAATCGGAAAAAGTTCTACTTTATTTGTCAGATGCCTATCAGGTATTATCGTAATGTAAATTGAGTAATTAGGCTATATCAATAGATGACTGCACTTAACGCTGCATAATTTTTTCGAGGTTAGCTGATACTCTGATGTCAATACAAGAGGTAATGTTATTGGTAATGTATCCAAGTTGCTAAGGTCATCAAGACTTGTAAAAAGAATGTAGCCATTGTAATGTTTCCTTCAACACAGTAgtagtgtctttttttttcccccctaatCATGTACTTAAGATAATCTTTCAAATGTCTcatcccaaaaaaagaaaatgtagcCATTCAAATAGAGGACCAAGAGAGGGAAAATTGAACCCTTCATAGAGAAAAATTGCAAATATTGTACCTagacctagaaaataatttgtcTACATGCAATTTCAAAGCAagtctttcttcttcttttttttaatattatggtATTGTAGATTTCAATCAAATCAAATGCATGTTAAGAGAGCTTTAATAATTAAAGTAATAACAAGAGGTAATAACAAGAGGGTTTCTCCATTTATCTGAGCTTGCAATAAGCATACATCAAAGTGCTTAAAAATATAACTGCATATCATCCAAATCAGTACAAACTCAAGTTCACAGTAACCAGAAAAAACCCAGAAATTAATCACCATATTATGATCTATTACAagacaaaaaaaacttcatctTTGTCAACCTCTCCGAATTCCTGGCTCCTTTTGATTCTCAAGATTTGCAATTATATTCGAATCTGACACAAAACAGACCCCGATATCACTCAAACTCTTTCTCTCAAAGGACATTTGCTGAGATTTCTTACAGTAAGCAATCGCGCCTTGGATCGAACT from Ananas comosus cultivar F153 linkage group 23, ASM154086v1, whole genome shotgun sequence includes these protein-coding regions:
- the LOC109728176 gene encoding ankyrin repeat-containing protein NPR4-like translates to MALEIEEGRVERYLNLGSASFSPSSAASAFASSTIPSPSEAPAAPALVISNSGKRIEHQQAGRKKKYVKQVTGRHNDTELHVAARRGDAAAVRRIMEGIGAREAVADETNEVGDTPLIAAAERGHLEVVVELLKYADGEGVSRKNRSGFDAFHMAAREGHAAIVQEFLNHDPTLCKTFGPSSATPLISAATRGHLEVVKLLLAQDCGLVETSKDNGKSALHFAARQGHLEIVKALLDKDPQLARRTDKKGQTALHMAVKGTNCDVVKALVDADPAIVMLPDKNGNTALHVATRKKRAEIVNILLLLPDTHVNALTRDHKTAYDIAEALPLCEESSYIKDCLSQYGAVRANELNQPRDELRKTVTEIKKDVHTQLEQTKKTNKNVHGIAKGLRKLHREGINNATNSVTVVAVLFATVAFAAIFTVPGGNNNDGTAVVGPAASFQIFFIFNAIALFTSLAVVVVQITLVRGETKSEKKVIVVINKLMWLASVCTTVAFIASTYIVVGRHLQWAAILVTLIGGVTMAGVLGTMTYYVVKYKRIRKIRKRERKSSRRSGSTSLYHNSELSESDLNPIYAI